The following are encoded together in the Saliniramus fredricksonii genome:
- a CDS encoding response regulator, which yields MRIHIVEDDYGVRDALIELVSGQGHKVLAYADGEAFMNGCSPKGGDLVFVDLGLPGIGGADVIDWLGRLPEPPRVVAITGRPRIDIDLMLRRLPADLQLMRKPLAPEAISALL from the coding sequence GTGCGCATACATATCGTAGAAGACGATTACGGCGTTCGGGACGCGTTGATCGAACTCGTCAGCGGGCAGGGCCACAAGGTGCTCGCCTATGCCGATGGCGAAGCGTTCATGAACGGCTGCTCACCGAAGGGAGGCGATCTCGTCTTCGTCGATCTCGGCTTGCCTGGGATCGGCGGCGCCGACGTGATCGACTGGCTCGGTCGCCTGCCGGAGCCACCGCGCGTGGTGGCGATCACGGGACGTCCGCGAATCGATATCGACTTGATGCTGCGGCGCCTTCCCGCAGACTTGCAGCTTATGCGCAAGCCCCTCGCTCCGGAAGCGATTTCGGCGCTTCTCTGA